From Priestia filamentosa, a single genomic window includes:
- a CDS encoding aspartate aminotransferase family protein translates to MKNQTLYTLAELDKQHILHPSTSPAFNRNNGPTIVFERGEGLHIFDMDNNKYIDGVSMLWNVNVGHGNKELAQVSFDQMQKLAYSSMFYGYSNEPAVKLAEKITSMTPGDLDSVFYTSGGSESNDTAFKLARFYWERKGLANKKKIISLKRGYHGVTVAAQRATGIEVYRAFSGSGDPDIINAEPHLTSCELGDINHPSYQNSIRGTIEREGANHVAAVIIEPIQGAGGVHVPPEDYLQAVRKLCDEQNILLIADEVICGFGRTGRSFGVNHWDIVPDLMSVAKGITSGYAQLGAVVMRTPIMDAICEVPDMLAHGFTYSGHPTACAVGLKNLEIIERENLIDQADQMGKLLLKGFDYLSDKYHFFQNGRGRGLLTGFDLIKDPEQNITFTPEEAAAMSIVEECKKRGLLIRGFDFEPGMNIVAIAPPLISQQEDIETIISIVDESLSTYSKRLGL, encoded by the coding sequence ATGAAAAATCAAACGCTTTATACACTAGCTGAATTGGATAAACAACATATTTTACATCCTTCTACGTCCCCTGCTTTTAATCGTAATAATGGACCTACGATTGTTTTTGAGCGAGGTGAAGGACTTCATATCTTTGATATGGATAACAACAAATATATTGATGGTGTGTCTATGTTATGGAATGTAAACGTAGGACACGGTAATAAAGAGTTAGCACAAGTTAGCTTCGATCAAATGCAAAAGCTAGCTTACAGCTCAATGTTTTATGGGTATTCAAATGAACCGGCCGTAAAACTTGCTGAGAAAATTACCTCTATGACACCTGGGGACTTAGACAGCGTATTTTACACCTCCGGGGGTTCTGAATCTAATGATACAGCTTTTAAATTAGCTCGTTTTTATTGGGAAAGAAAAGGATTAGCAAACAAAAAGAAAATTATTTCATTAAAAAGAGGATACCATGGGGTAACGGTTGCCGCTCAAAGAGCTACAGGTATTGAAGTATATCGTGCATTTTCAGGCTCAGGAGATCCCGACATTATAAATGCGGAACCTCATTTAACTTCTTGTGAACTTGGTGATATCAATCACCCTTCTTATCAAAACAGTATTCGCGGTACTATTGAACGAGAAGGTGCTAATCATGTAGCAGCTGTTATTATAGAACCTATTCAAGGCGCTGGTGGCGTCCACGTACCTCCAGAAGATTATTTACAGGCTGTTCGTAAATTATGTGATGAGCAAAACATTCTCCTTATTGCAGATGAAGTAATTTGTGGTTTTGGTCGTACTGGTCGTTCCTTCGGTGTAAATCATTGGGACATTGTTCCTGACTTAATGTCTGTGGCAAAAGGAATTACAAGTGGATATGCTCAACTTGGAGCGGTTGTAATGCGAACACCTATTATGGATGCTATATGTGAAGTACCGGATATGCTTGCTCATGGATTTACCTATAGTGGTCATCCTACAGCATGCGCAGTTGGCTTAAAAAACCTTGAAATTATTGAAAGAGAAAATCTCATTGATCAAGCTGATCAAATGGGGAAACTTCTTTTAAAAGGATTTGATTACCTCAGCGATAAATATCACTTCTTTCAGAATGGTCGAGGACGAGGGTTGTTAACGGGGTTTGATTTAATAAAAGACCCTGAACAAAATATCACATTTACACCAGAGGAAGCTGCCGCAATGAGTATTGTTGAAGAATGTAAGAAACGTGGATTGCTTATTAGAGGATTTGATTTCGAACCTGGGATGAACATTGTGGCTATCGCTCCCCCTCTTATCTCACAACAAGAGGATATCGAGACCATTATCTCAATTGTAGATGAATCACTCTCTACGTATTCAAAACGACTTGGGCTATAA
- a CDS encoding aldehyde dehydrogenase family protein — protein sequence MLNITKEVLAFLEEPKTLFINGEWYSSPMTRTFETFNPATGELLAQVAEATEEDVDRAVYAARSAFEHGEWARMDGSIRGQYLYKLANLMERDIRILAEIDTLDNGKPIAEMLGNDLPNAIEQLRYYAGWTTKWGGQTIPMSPQYFTYTQHEPVGVVGQIIPWNFPIMMAIWKIAPALATGCTVVLKPAEQTPLSALYLAKLIKEAGFPKGVVNIINGKGSITGEALVQHPDVDKIAFTGSTAVGKAIMQKAAQTLKRVTLELGGKSPNIILPDADLTKAIPGVFSGIMANQGQVCCAGSRVYVQKDSYDHVVQELKHYAENVKLGNGLEEDTEMGPLVSKKQQDTVLSYIEQGVNEGATLLAGGQKLDKGCFITPTVFTDVDDEMTIAKEEIFGPVVVVILYDTLEDVVSKANNSIYGLAAGIWTENVKNAHQLASKLKAGTVWVNCYNLTNAAVPFGGYKQSGYGREMGSYALENYTEVKSVWVNLD from the coding sequence GTGTTGAACATAACAAAAGAAGTATTAGCTTTCTTAGAAGAACCTAAAACACTATTTATCAATGGAGAATGGTATTCATCTCCTATGACTCGTACCTTTGAAACATTTAATCCAGCTACCGGCGAACTTCTCGCTCAGGTTGCTGAGGCAACGGAAGAAGACGTTGATCGAGCTGTTTATGCAGCTCGATCTGCATTCGAACATGGAGAATGGGCTCGGATGGATGGCTCAATTCGTGGTCAATATTTATATAAGTTAGCAAACTTAATGGAAAGAGATATTCGCATTTTAGCAGAGATCGATACACTAGATAATGGAAAACCTATCGCAGAAATGCTAGGTAATGACTTACCAAACGCTATTGAGCAGCTTCGTTATTATGCAGGTTGGACAACAAAATGGGGTGGCCAAACGATTCCTATGTCTCCTCAATATTTCACTTATACACAGCATGAACCAGTCGGCGTTGTAGGACAAATTATCCCTTGGAACTTTCCTATTATGATGGCGATTTGGAAAATCGCACCTGCTTTAGCTACCGGATGTACTGTCGTATTAAAGCCCGCTGAGCAAACTCCCCTGTCAGCTTTATATCTTGCTAAATTAATTAAAGAAGCTGGGTTTCCAAAAGGAGTTGTAAACATTATAAATGGAAAGGGTTCTATCACAGGTGAAGCACTTGTACAGCACCCTGATGTCGATAAGATTGCTTTTACAGGCTCTACCGCTGTTGGGAAAGCAATCATGCAGAAAGCTGCACAAACACTAAAGCGCGTAACATTAGAATTAGGAGGAAAATCTCCTAACATTATCTTACCTGATGCAGATTTAACAAAAGCTATACCTGGTGTATTTTCCGGAATTATGGCTAACCAAGGGCAAGTTTGTTGCGCCGGGTCTAGGGTCTATGTTCAAAAAGATTCTTATGACCACGTTGTTCAAGAGTTAAAACATTATGCTGAAAATGTGAAATTAGGAAATGGTTTAGAAGAAGATACAGAGATGGGACCTTTAGTATCGAAAAAACAACAAGATACAGTTCTTTCCTACATTGAGCAAGGAGTTAATGAAGGTGCAACACTATTAGCTGGTGGCCAAAAGTTAGATAAAGGTTGCTTTATTACTCCTACTGTTTTTACTGATGTAGATGATGAGATGACAATTGCGAAAGAAGAGATATTTGGTCCTGTTGTTGTTGTTATCCTTTATGATACACTAGAAGATGTTGTGTCTAAAGCTAATAACTCAATTTACGGTTTAGCAGCTGGAATATGGACAGAAAATGTAAAAAACGCCCACCAATTAGCAAGTAAATTAAAGGCCGGAACTGTATGGGTCAACTGTTATAATCTTACGAATGCAGCTGTTCCTTTTGGAGGTTACAAACAATCAGGATATGGAAGAGAAATGGGATCGTATGCATTAGAAAATTATACAGAAGTTAAAAGTGTTTGGGTAAATTTAGATTAG
- a CDS encoding APC family permease, protein MNNSTKQVAPERQLRMKHVVAIGFAYMAPFAVFDTFGIVSHVTTGLVPLAYFIVFISILFTALSYRKLVQKYPIAGSVYLYTKRIIHPYAAILVGWVSFIAYLALPMINALLASVYLSSGFPNVPKWVWVISLITFITLMNCVGIKIATTLNTWLVILQFIVVIVFIGLCLKDLLNTSAQFMPVHDLLPTPNEFPTLLPGAALLTLSFVGFDAITNLCDETIRPEKTIPKAIILLAIGGLVFFVTVTYLMQSLFPSASQFNNYEAASPEIAVHLGGNLFLAFFLGAALLSCIASGLASQLVASRFLYAMGRDGALPKRVFSYLHPRSKTPLFNILIVGLLAATALFLDLEKATALVNFGAFSAFTFVNICVLYAYFKRKKKPAFLENFLFPFLGLVFTGFLWISLNPFSLLIGGIWTLLGIVYLTSTTRFFKKAPVDLHYDELSGM, encoded by the coding sequence ATGAATAATTCAACTAAACAAGTAGCTCCGGAGCGTCAATTGAGGATGAAACATGTAGTAGCGATTGGCTTTGCTTATATGGCTCCTTTTGCTGTATTTGACACTTTTGGGATTGTCTCACATGTTACAACTGGACTTGTTCCCCTTGCTTATTTTATTGTGTTTATCTCTATTTTATTTACAGCCCTTAGTTATCGGAAGCTTGTGCAAAAGTATCCAATAGCAGGTTCTGTATATTTATATACGAAGAGAATTATTCACCCTTATGCCGCAATCCTGGTTGGATGGGTATCCTTTATCGCTTATTTAGCCTTACCTATGATTAATGCTTTACTAGCTAGCGTTTATTTATCATCAGGGTTTCCAAATGTTCCAAAGTGGGTGTGGGTCATTTCATTAATTACTTTTATTACTTTAATGAACTGTGTAGGAATCAAAATAGCGACAACCCTAAATACTTGGCTTGTTATCTTACAATTCATTGTTGTAATAGTTTTTATAGGTCTTTGTCTCAAAGATTTATTAAATACATCAGCTCAATTTATGCCTGTTCATGATTTATTGCCAACACCTAATGAATTTCCTACTCTACTTCCTGGAGCAGCTCTCCTTACGTTATCTTTTGTAGGCTTTGATGCCATCACAAATCTATGTGATGAAACAATTAGGCCAGAAAAAACGATTCCAAAAGCTATTATCTTACTAGCAATAGGTGGACTAGTCTTTTTCGTTACTGTTACCTATCTTATGCAATCTCTTTTTCCTAGTGCTAGTCAGTTTAATAATTATGAAGCAGCTTCTCCCGAGATTGCCGTTCATTTAGGTGGGAACTTGTTTCTTGCTTTCTTTTTAGGAGCAGCTTTATTATCTTGCATTGCTTCTGGATTAGCATCACAGTTAGTCGCATCAAGATTTTTATATGCAATGGGACGAGATGGGGCATTGCCTAAGAGAGTGTTCTCTTATTTGCACCCTCGTTCTAAAACACCCCTTTTTAATATACTAATAGTGGGATTACTAGCAGCAACTGCGCTTTTTTTAGATTTAGAAAAGGCAACAGCCCTCGTTAATTTTGGGGCTTTCTCGGCTTTCACTTTTGTTAACATCTGTGTTTTATATGCCTACTTTAAGAGGAAAAAGAAACCTGCTTTTTTGGAGAATTTCCTATTCCCTTTCCTCGGCCTAGTTTTTACTGGTTTTCTCTGGATAAGTCTTAATCCTTTTTCTTTACTTATAGGAGGCATTTGGACTTTGTTAGGGATAGTGTATCTGACTAGTACAACGCGTTTCTTTAAGAAAGCACCTGTTGATCTTCACTATGATGAACTAAGTGGCATGTAA
- a CDS encoding FAD-dependent oxidoreductase: MKHKHVPVLIVGGGLTGLTSALFLARHNTDYLLIEKHAGTAIHPKAGGITFRTMELFRQLGLEKAIRTASEPLDHIRGRIAVETIKNIDLTELKQGESTQREIDKKIVERIEKISPSKAASCYQMDLEPILLRAAEQGKGHIRYNTELVAYRQDDLGVTATIVDRETGTKEIIRSDYLVAADGAKSTIRKHMKIPTTGRGVIGGHYINIYFQADLSYFLKGSQFGWIQILNPEAFGAFITVNNRDEWIYHVAYNPSNGERPEDFSEERCREIIKKAIGVSTIDIVIFSILPWAAVEHTATCFMDKRVFLTGDAAHLMPPTGGFGSNTGIQDAHNLAWKLAAVIQKKAHPRLLQTYHDERYDVVEKTTKYASDLLFKAMNKGVSTLNNMDHLAITVGYKYSSEAIIEEKFTTHRMDRLELNGKPGTRAPHMWLKDGDKYISVLDLIDENFVLLTGEDNKYWRTAAEDVASHLGICIDVYGLGSESNLVEYEGNWESVYNVSSEGAVLIRPDGFVAWRTKERILHSNVILKQVMTTILGEDSETI, translated from the coding sequence ATGAAACACAAACATGTCCCAGTTTTAATTGTTGGGGGAGGACTTACTGGACTCACCTCTGCTCTTTTTCTTGCACGTCATAACACTGATTATTTGCTCATTGAAAAGCATGCTGGTACAGCTATTCATCCAAAAGCCGGAGGAATTACGTTTCGTACGATGGAATTATTTCGACAATTAGGATTAGAGAAAGCCATCCGTACTGCTAGTGAGCCGTTGGATCATATTCGGGGACGAATTGCTGTAGAAACAATCAAAAACATAGACCTAACAGAATTAAAACAGGGAGAGAGTACTCAGAGGGAAATTGACAAAAAAATAGTTGAAAGGATTGAAAAGATTAGCCCTTCAAAAGCAGCATCTTGTTATCAAATGGATTTAGAACCGATCCTTCTTCGAGCTGCTGAGCAAGGGAAAGGGCATATACGCTATAATACCGAACTTGTAGCATATAGGCAAGATGATTTAGGTGTAACAGCCACTATCGTGGATCGAGAGACAGGAACGAAAGAAATCATTCGAAGTGATTATTTAGTTGCAGCAGATGGTGCTAAAAGTACAATTCGTAAACATATGAAAATTCCAACCACAGGAAGAGGAGTTATAGGAGGCCACTATATTAATATCTATTTTCAGGCTGATCTAAGTTATTTTCTGAAAGGTAGCCAGTTTGGTTGGATTCAAATCTTAAATCCGGAAGCATTCGGTGCATTCATCACGGTTAATAACCGTGATGAATGGATTTACCACGTGGCCTATAATCCTTCAAATGGAGAACGTCCGGAAGATTTTTCTGAAGAGCGATGCCGTGAAATCATAAAAAAAGCTATAGGAGTTTCAACTATTGATATTGTCATCTTCAGTATTTTACCTTGGGCAGCTGTAGAACATACAGCTACTTGTTTTATGGATAAGCGAGTCTTTTTAACTGGAGATGCCGCACACCTTATGCCGCCTACTGGAGGATTTGGTTCAAACACAGGGATTCAAGATGCCCATAACTTAGCTTGGAAATTAGCAGCAGTCATCCAAAAAAAAGCGCATCCAAGATTGCTTCAAACTTATCATGACGAAAGATACGATGTTGTAGAAAAAACGACTAAATATGCTAGTGATTTGTTATTTAAGGCGATGAATAAAGGTGTAAGCACTCTTAATAATATGGATCATCTTGCAATTACCGTAGGATATAAATATAGCTCAGAAGCTATCATTGAGGAAAAATTCACTACACATAGAATGGATCGATTAGAGTTAAATGGAAAACCAGGTACACGTGCTCCACATATGTGGTTGAAGGATGGAGATAAGTATATATCTGTTCTAGATTTAATAGATGAAAACTTTGTCTTATTAACAGGGGAAGATAATAAATATTGGCGCACTGCTGCTGAGGATGTAGCTTCTCACCTAGGCATTTGTATCGATGTTTATGGCCTTGGTTCAGAGAGTAATCTGGTTGAGTATGAGGGGAATTGGGAATCCGTGTACAATGTTTCCTCGGAAGGTGCCGTATTAATAAGACCGGATGGTTTTGTAGCATGGCGTACAAAAGAGAGAATATTGCATTCTAATGTAATTCTTAAACAAGTTATGACTACAATCCTAGGAGAAGACAGTGAAACAATATAG
- a CDS encoding DUF3231 family protein has protein sequence MQENNHLTSPEISNLWAHYIRETLSVCVNKYMLQTIQDSEIRHLFQLALNLSSNHIETLKNLFKQENFPVPKGFTEEDVNLDAPPLFTEVLCLKSLYTMTTHGLNEYSLSFTASTREDIVEFYYQCNLDAMEIYKKAKDLLISKQLYLQPPTYVTPKKVKIIKNYKYVTNILGKRRPMNAVESGHIYFNLSKAMTAKAVMLAFKQVAKDPTVRTLLEKSLQVKNKHIEGFSSLLIQDNLHLPQSLETEVTNSTVSPFSDKLMLLQTGFLFGVAVTYYNASVISSMRADISAHCEKAGLNSLWIYSRIGKSMIDHKWMEEPPRAEDRKKLDG, from the coding sequence TTGCAAGAGAATAATCATTTAACATCGCCTGAAATCTCAAATTTATGGGCCCATTATATCCGTGAAACCTTATCTGTATGTGTAAATAAATATATGCTTCAAACAATTCAGGATTCTGAAATACGGCATCTCTTCCAATTAGCCTTAAACCTTTCATCTAACCATATAGAAACTTTAAAGAATTTATTTAAGCAAGAAAATTTTCCTGTTCCTAAAGGATTTACAGAAGAGGATGTAAACCTAGATGCTCCTCCTCTATTTACAGAAGTTCTGTGTCTCAAATCTCTTTATACAATGACTACCCATGGCCTCAATGAATATAGTTTATCGTTTACAGCCTCCACCCGGGAAGATATTGTGGAATTTTATTATCAATGCAATCTTGATGCGATGGAGATTTATAAAAAAGCGAAAGATCTTCTTATCTCAAAGCAACTTTACCTACAACCACCTACATATGTAACACCAAAGAAAGTTAAGATTATAAAAAACTATAAGTATGTCACAAATATTTTGGGTAAACGTAGACCTATGAATGCCGTTGAAAGCGGACATATCTATTTTAATTTAAGTAAAGCCATGACTGCAAAGGCAGTAATGCTCGCTTTCAAACAAGTTGCTAAAGACCCGACTGTACGTACTCTATTGGAAAAAAGTCTGCAAGTAAAAAACAAGCATATTGAAGGGTTCTCCTCCTTATTAATCCAGGACAATCTTCATCTTCCCCAATCGTTGGAGACAGAAGTTACAAATTCTACGGTTTCTCCTTTTTCAGACAAACTTATGCTTCTTCAAACAGGGTTCCTTTTTGGGGTAGCCGTAACTTACTATAATGCTTCTGTCATTTCAAGTATGAGAGCCGATATTTCAGCACACTGTGAAAAGGCCGGGTTGAATAGTTTATGGATATATAGTCGTATTGGAAAAAGTATGATTGATCATAAGTGGATGGAAGAACCACCTAGAGCAGAAGATCGTAAAAAATTAGATGGTTAA
- a CDS encoding AraC family transcriptional regulator, with translation MNLLRNMNGALQYIEENLTNDVDFREVARRAFCSEYHFKRMFSFLAGITLSEYIRRRRLTLAAFELKNSNRKVIDIAIKYQYNSPDSFTRAFQNLHGITPSEAKKNGHSLKAYPRMTFELSIKGGNEMNYRIEEKEAFCIVGIKERVPIIFHGVNPHIAAMWESLNEETINKLKNLSNVEPLGLLSASVNFSEERMEEKGELDHYIGVATTKKCPDNLKQLKVPALTWAVFEAVGPFPETLQDVWGRIYSEWFPSSNYEQVEGPEILWNEHKEVTSPTFKSEIWIPVLKNNVDRGV, from the coding sequence ATGAATTTGCTTAGGAATATGAATGGAGCTTTACAATATATCGAGGAGAATCTAACTAACGATGTGGATTTTAGAGAAGTAGCAAGGAGGGCTTTTTGTTCTGAATATCACTTTAAAAGAATGTTTTCTTTCCTAGCGGGCATTACGTTGTCAGAGTACATTCGGCGAAGACGCCTTACTCTTGCAGCATTCGAACTTAAAAATAGTAACAGGAAAGTTATTGATATTGCGATAAAATATCAATATAATTCACCGGATTCTTTCACAAGAGCTTTTCAAAATTTACATGGGATAACTCCTTCAGAAGCTAAAAAGAATGGCCATTCACTTAAAGCCTATCCACGAATGACCTTCGAGTTATCAATTAAAGGAGGAAATGAAATGAACTATCGAATTGAAGAAAAAGAGGCATTTTGTATAGTGGGTATTAAAGAAAGAGTCCCGATCATTTTTCACGGAGTTAACCCACATATTGCTGCTATGTGGGAAAGTTTAAATGAGGAAACGATAAATAAACTCAAAAACCTTTCTAATGTCGAACCATTAGGACTGCTTAGCGCATCCGTGAATTTTTCTGAGGAGCGAATGGAAGAAAAAGGGGAGCTTGACCATTATATTGGTGTGGCAACAACAAAGAAATGTCCAGATAATCTGAAACAGCTTAAAGTACCTGCTTTAACGTGGGCGGTGTTCGAAGCAGTTGGGCCATTCCCAGAGACATTACAAGATGTATGGGGACGAATTTATTCTGAATGGTTTCCATCCTCGAATTATGAACAAGTAGAAGGACCAGAAATTTTATGGAATGAACATAAAGAGGTAACGTCACCAACTTTTAAAAGTGAAATATGGATACCTGTGTTAAAAAATAATGTTGATAGAGGCGTGTAA
- a CDS encoding restriction endonuclease, whose translation MTNSVFIFIIFFLLLVLFQLMRYVYRTVLKRQALRRLMQSGIPYIDQMDGFQFKMYLKALFQQLGYKAQLAPQSGDFGADLIMKGKKKIVIQAKRYGVKNKVSQSAVQEVYGAQAYYEADEAWVMTNSFFTKQAKVLAEVCHVQLFDRHALQTLILEVNPIHTAEDIYREVKPEPRTCPVCGNSLGIRHRNGERFFGCVSFPQCNHKEAINKE comes from the coding sequence ATGACAAACAGCGTATTTATCTTTATCATTTTTTTTCTCCTGCTTGTATTATTTCAACTCATGCGTTATGTCTATCGTACGGTACTAAAACGACAAGCATTGAGGCGTTTAATGCAATCAGGGATTCCTTATATTGACCAGATGGACGGATTTCAATTTAAGATGTATTTAAAAGCTTTATTTCAGCAGTTAGGATATAAGGCACAGCTTGCCCCTCAGTCAGGAGATTTTGGGGCGGATTTAATTATGAAAGGGAAAAAGAAAATTGTCATTCAAGCCAAGCGTTACGGCGTTAAAAACAAGGTTAGCCAGTCGGCTGTTCAAGAAGTCTATGGCGCTCAAGCCTATTATGAAGCGGATGAAGCATGGGTGATGACAAATAGTTTTTTTACAAAGCAGGCTAAAGTGTTGGCCGAAGTGTGTCATGTGCAATTATTTGATCGTCATGCTCTTCAAACTTTGATTTTAGAGGTAAATCCTATACATACAGCCGAAGATATTTATCGAGAGGTCAAGCCAGAGCCTCGTACATGTCCTGTATGCGGAAACTCGCTAGGCATACGTCATAGAAATGGAGAACGTTTCTTTGGATGTGTTTCTTTTCCTCAATGTAACCATAAAGAGGCGATTAATAAAGAATAA
- a CDS encoding type IV secretory system conjugative DNA transfer family protein, whose amino-acid sequence MKTDKIKKSAITSGGIEERDSCSLEENKHVVVIGEVATGKTSTYILPNILEEKEKSLLVFDPRGTRYHFTQGEKREQGYIVKDYPVLSLDEETIKYIAQLLIKEKTVVYLQFDHREGNKEKEETFTNLINTLYETIEEQGFYHKGIHVLMDEAQAYKVPHLPLFLASGRKYNVNFSLTVLHLSSLQNLYGEEATQQMIKYSVKGLFGTRSQEDAEYFASFIEGPFTKEECNARYLFSLPREVPVWLLPFSH is encoded by the coding sequence ATGAAGACTGATAAAATCAAGAAATCAGCGATTACATCAGGCGGAATAGAGGAAAGAGATTCTTGTTCGCTAGAAGAAAATAAACATGTTGTGGTCATAGGAGAAGTAGCTACAGGCAAAACCTCTACTTATATATTGCCGAATATTCTCGAAGAAAAAGAGAAAAGCTTACTTGTATTTGATCCTCGGGGTACAAGATATCATTTTACACAGGGGGAAAAGCGAGAACAGGGGTATATTGTAAAAGATTATCCTGTTCTTTCATTGGATGAAGAAACAATAAAATATATAGCACAGCTTCTAATTAAAGAAAAAACAGTGGTTTATCTCCAGTTTGATCATAGAGAGGGGAATAAAGAGAAAGAGGAGACGTTTACCAACTTGATAAATACATTATATGAGACGATTGAAGAACAAGGGTTCTATCATAAGGGCATCCATGTTTTGATGGACGAAGCTCAAGCCTACAAGGTTCCTCATCTTCCTTTATTCCTAGCATCAGGAAGAAAATATAATGTAAATTTCTCTCTTACGGTGCTTCATTTATCTTCTTTACAGAACTTATACGGCGAAGAAGCTACACAACAGATGATAAAGTATAGTGTTAAAGGGTTATTTGGTACGAGAAGTCAAGAAGATGCCGAATACTTTGCTTCTTTTATTGAAGGGCCTTTTACGAAAGAAGAATGCAATGCACGCTATCTCTTTTCACTGCCAAGAGAGGTTCCTGTATGGCTCCTTCCTTTTTCTCATTAA
- a CDS encoding helix-turn-helix domain-containing protein → MEEINIIREKRIKKRWTQLELAKVSGVPQCTISQLERGNRKYPTYETIRKIAKALDLTLEEIYLLQDHKEKGSVKEEEGKATAFL, encoded by the coding sequence GTGGAAGAGATTAATATCATCAGGGAAAAGAGAATAAAAAAAAGATGGACTCAGTTAGAATTAGCGAAAGTATCGGGGGTTCCTCAATGTACGATTTCTCAACTTGAAAGAGGAAATCGAAAATACCCTACGTATGAAACGATTCGAAAAATTGCTAAGGCATTGGATTTGACGTTGGAGGAAATCTACCTCCTACAAGATCATAAAGAAAAAGGGTCGGTGAAAGAGGAAGAGGGCAAAGCGACTGCCTTTCTATGA
- a CDS encoding response regulator, with the protein MNPIRVVLIEDDIDWLNIMETIIGNEDDIVLVGCGTTKEEAINLSKALDHIDIFLVDINLTDNNLDGIYTALELKSSGDWKVLMLTSMSDEDIIQKSFIAGATDYILKKDVHKIPHIIRSIYHEPSNPVEVILQDYRRMKSEEQLKDLTNAEREVYKLIEQGHSRRDIQKKLMKSDNTLKNQIKNILKKMSVSNSKEAIRKVKSGGLW; encoded by the coding sequence ATGAATCCCATTAGAGTAGTTCTTATTGAAGATGATATTGATTGGTTAAATATTATGGAAACAATTATAGGAAATGAAGATGATATCGTTTTAGTTGGTTGTGGCACTACAAAGGAAGAAGCTATTAACTTATCGAAGGCACTGGACCATATTGATATTTTCCTTGTCGATATTAATCTAACGGATAATAACTTGGATGGAATTTACACAGCATTAGAGTTAAAGAGCAGTGGTGATTGGAAAGTATTAATGTTAACGTCAATGTCTGATGAAGATATCATTCAAAAGTCATTCATTGCAGGAGCAACGGATTACATTCTAAAAAAAGATGTACATAAAATACCACATATTATCCGTTCCATTTATCATGAACCATCTAATCCAGTTGAAGTTATTTTACAAGACTATCGACGTATGAAGAGTGAAGAGCAGCTCAAAGATCTAACTAATGCAGAGCGAGAAGTTTACAAATTGATAGAGCAAGGCCATTCACGAAGAGATATTCAAAAGAAATTAATGAAATCAGATAATACTCTAAAAAACCAAATTAAAAATATACTGAAAAAGATGTCTGTTTCTAATTCCAAAGAGGCGATAAGAAAAGTGAAATCAGGAGGTTTATGGTGA